From the Deinococcus planocerae genome, the window CGCGGGCCGACCTTCCGGCGGGAGGGTGGGGACGTGGGCGGGTTCGCCGAGTTCCGTGATCACGCGCTCGAAGCCCGCCGGGGTATAGGAATTCAGGAGGGTCGCGGTCTCCGAGTCCACCCGGAAGGCGTGCACGGTCCCGCGCGGGATCAGGACGAACCCGCCGTGGCCCTGAGTTCCTGGCCGTTCGCCCGGTAGGTGATCTCGCCGTCCAGGACGTAGAATTGCTCGTCCTGATCGTGGAAGTGGGGCGGCGGTCCGGACCCTCTCGGGCACAGTTCCCACATCAGGGCGTAGGCGCCCCCCGTCTGTGCCCCGGTGGCGAGCACCGCCCACAGGATGCCGACCTGCCAGTACAGGGGCGCTGCCTGGACACTGACGGCGTGGGGGGTGATCTCGGCCTGCTCGTTCATGGCTCTGCTCCTTCGTGGCGAGGGCCCTCTCTGGCGCAGAGGTGAGGAAGTGGGATACCGAAACCTCCACGTTTCGATACGAGACCGTACCGTATCGGGTGCTATGCTGTCAAGCATGACCGCCCCCCCTCGCCCTGCTGGTCGCCCGCTCGACGCGGGGGTGCAGGCCGCCCTGCTGCGGGCCACGCAGGACCTCCTGATCGAGGAGGGCTACGAGCGGTTAACCTGCGATGCCGTCGCCCGGCGGTGCGGGTCGAGCAAGGCGACGATCTACCGGCGGTGGCCGAACAAGCTGGCGCTCGTCATGGCGGCGGCCTCGGACCTCTTCCCGGTGCCCGAGGTGCCGAACACCGGGGACTTGCGGGAGGACCTGCTGGCGTGCGGGCGGGCGTACCTCAAGGAGGATGGCCGCAGCCAGCGGGTGCTCGCCAGCCTGCACACGGCGGCCAGGCACGACCCAGAGCTGCGCGCCGCCGCGCGGGAGGCGCTGGGGTCCCCCGTGGACCGGCTGTTCCACGAGGTGCTGGGCCGCGCCGCCTCCATCGGGCTGATCTCGAAGGACGTGGACGTGGGTATCGTCGCCGAGGTGTTTCCGGGGATCGCCTTCCATTACGCGGCGGCCCTCGGTCTGCCCGTGGACGAGAGGCTGATCTTGCGCGTGGTCGACCATGTGTTGCTGCCGTCCCTGGGCCGCACCTGAGGGGCGAGAGAGGGCCGCGCGCGCCCCGGAACCCTCGCCCGTGTCCCGGGGTCACCCAGTCAGTCCTGCACAGGAACGGGCGTGCCGATCTCGTGGCCCAGGTCGTCCTCGTGGGACGTAGGGTCGGTGAGCGGCGACCGGCTCACGTAACCGTGGTGGGGGCCGAGTTTCGCGTTATCAATACCGTGCGCCACGAACACGTTCGCGCGGCG encodes:
- a CDS encoding cupin domain-containing protein; amino-acid sequence: MNEQAEITPHAVSVQAAPLYWQVGILWAVLATGAQTGGAYALMWELCPRGSGPPPHFHDQDEQFYVLDGEITYRANGQELRATAGSS
- a CDS encoding TetR/AcrR family transcriptional regulator; the encoded protein is MTAPPRPAGRPLDAGVQAALLRATQDLLIEEGYERLTCDAVARRCGSSKATIYRRWPNKLALVMAAASDLFPVPEVPNTGDLREDLLACGRAYLKEDGRSQRVLASLHTAARHDPELRAAAREALGSPVDRLFHEVLGRAASIGLISKDVDVGIVAEVFPGIAFHYAAALGLPVDERLILRVVDHVLLPSLGRT